From Streptomyces sp. TLI_053, a single genomic window includes:
- a CDS encoding carbohydrate ABC transporter permease, with amino-acid sequence MRTLISDVQLNRPRGRLVHRTVLVVTVVGFTLVFLGPLYWLVTGGLKSAREVVQSPPTLVPHELHPGTYAEAWHQLRLGRLLSNTLLYALGALAFQLVFDVAAAYALSKLRPLLGRLVLGMMLATLMVPAAVLVVPQYLTVLDLPVLHVDLVGTPWAIWLPAVANAFNIFLLKRFFDSIPDELLAAAAIDGAGPLRTLWSVVLPVSRPILGVVSIFAVVSVWKDFLWPLLVLPDPRDQPLNTGINSLSLGVPQNVLIAALAIASAPTIVFFLIFQRNIMAGLTTGSLKG; translated from the coding sequence GTGCGCACCCTGATCTCCGACGTGCAGCTCAACCGGCCGCGCGGACGGCTGGTCCACCGGACCGTCCTCGTCGTGACCGTGGTGGGCTTCACCCTCGTCTTCCTCGGCCCGCTCTACTGGCTGGTCACCGGCGGCCTCAAATCGGCCCGCGAGGTCGTCCAGAGCCCGCCCACCCTCGTCCCGCACGAACTGCACCCCGGCACCTACGCGGAGGCGTGGCACCAACTGCGGCTCGGGCGACTCCTCTCCAACACCCTGCTCTACGCCCTCGGGGCGCTCGCCTTCCAGCTGGTCTTCGACGTCGCCGCCGCGTACGCGCTCTCCAAGCTCCGCCCGCTCCTCGGCCGGCTGGTCCTCGGCATGATGCTGGCGACCCTGATGGTGCCGGCCGCCGTCCTGGTCGTCCCGCAGTACCTCACCGTGCTCGACCTGCCGGTGCTGCACGTCGACCTGGTCGGCACCCCGTGGGCGATCTGGCTGCCGGCCGTGGCCAACGCCTTCAACATCTTCCTCCTGAAACGGTTCTTCGACTCGATACCGGACGAGCTGCTGGCGGCCGCCGCGATCGACGGCGCCGGCCCGCTGCGGACCCTGTGGTCGGTCGTGCTGCCGGTGTCCCGGCCGATCCTCGGCGTGGTCTCGATCTTCGCCGTGGTCAGCGTGTGGAAGGACTTCCTCTGGCCGCTGCTCGTGCTGCCCGACCCGCGCGACCAGCCGCTCAACACCGGCATCAACTCGCTCTCGCTGGGCGTCCCGCAGAACGTCCTGATCGCCGCCCTGGCCATCGCCTCGGCGCCCACGATCGTGTTCTTCCTGATCTTCCAGCGCAACATCATGGCCGGTCTCACCACCGGCAGCCTCAAGGGCTGA
- a CDS encoding glycoside hydrolase family 13 protein, whose translation MPASVPSAVPWWRDAAVYQVYPRSFADGDGDGVGDLAGIRARLPHLARLGVDAVWFNPWYPSPQKDGGYDITDYRAVDPVLGTLDEAEKLIAEAAGLGLHTIVDIVPNHVSDRHPWFRAALAAPPGSPERERFHFRDGRGEHGRLPPNNWRSEFGGLPWTRTADGQWYLHLFAAEQPDLNWDHPEVRAEHEAVLRFWFDRGAAGVRIDSAGLLVKDPDLPDLTPEGPHPYVDRDDLHPVYRSWRAVADSYHPPRALIGEVWVPDAERFARYLRPDELHTAFNFDFLARPWDATALRASIDSTLAAHEPVEAPATWVLANHDVTRTATRYGRADTRFDFAAKAFGTPTDLALGRRRARAAALLTLALPGSVYLYQGEELGLPEVEDLPPDRLRDPMHHRSGGTDPGRDGCRVPLPWSGDRPPYGFSTAPGAAEPWLPQPADWTALTVEAQTGVPDSMLELYRTALRLRRTAITGGLRWRPAPEGVLAFDRGTGFTCLVNLSPQPVPIDTPGELLLRSGSLTDGRLPSDTALWLGRA comes from the coding sequence GTGCCCGCGTCCGTGCCGTCGGCCGTCCCGTGGTGGCGCGACGCGGCCGTCTACCAGGTCTACCCGCGCAGCTTCGCGGACGGCGACGGCGACGGCGTCGGGGACCTCGCGGGCATCCGCGCCCGGCTGCCGCACCTCGCCCGGCTCGGCGTGGACGCCGTCTGGTTCAACCCCTGGTACCCGTCCCCGCAGAAGGACGGCGGCTACGACATCACCGACTACCGCGCCGTCGACCCCGTGCTCGGCACCCTCGACGAGGCCGAGAAGCTCATCGCCGAAGCCGCCGGCCTGGGCCTGCACACGATCGTCGACATCGTCCCCAACCACGTCTCCGACCGGCACCCGTGGTTCCGCGCCGCCCTCGCCGCCCCGCCCGGCAGCCCCGAACGCGAGCGCTTCCACTTCCGCGACGGCCGCGGCGAGCACGGCCGGCTCCCGCCCAACAACTGGCGGTCGGAGTTCGGCGGCCTCCCCTGGACCAGGACCGCGGACGGCCAGTGGTACCTGCACCTCTTCGCCGCCGAGCAGCCCGACCTCAACTGGGACCACCCCGAGGTGCGCGCCGAGCACGAGGCCGTCCTGCGGTTCTGGTTCGACCGCGGCGCCGCCGGCGTGCGGATCGACTCCGCCGGACTGCTGGTCAAGGACCCGGACCTGCCCGACCTCACCCCCGAAGGCCCGCACCCCTACGTCGACCGTGACGACCTGCACCCGGTCTACCGCTCCTGGCGCGCCGTCGCCGACTCCTACCACCCGCCGCGGGCCCTGATCGGCGAGGTGTGGGTCCCCGACGCCGAACGGTTCGCCCGCTACCTGCGCCCCGACGAACTCCACACCGCCTTCAACTTCGACTTCCTCGCCCGCCCCTGGGACGCGACCGCGTTGCGCGCGTCGATCGACAGCACGCTCGCCGCGCACGAGCCGGTCGAGGCCCCCGCCACCTGGGTGCTCGCCAACCACGACGTCACCCGGACGGCCACCCGCTACGGGCGCGCCGACACCCGGTTCGACTTCGCCGCGAAGGCCTTCGGCACCCCGACCGACCTCGCCCTCGGCCGCCGCCGGGCCCGTGCCGCCGCGCTGCTCACCCTGGCCCTGCCCGGATCGGTCTACCTCTACCAGGGCGAGGAGCTCGGCCTGCCGGAGGTCGAGGACCTGCCCCCGGACCGGCTCCGCGACCCGATGCACCACCGCTCCGGCGGCACCGACCCCGGCCGCGACGGCTGCCGGGTCCCGCTGCCCTGGTCCGGGGACCGCCCCCCGTACGGCTTCTCCACCGCCCCCGGCGCCGCCGAACCCTGGCTGCCGCAGCCCGCCGACTGGACGGCGCTCACCGTCGAGGCCCAGACCGGCGTCCCGGACTCGATGCTGGAGCTCTACCGCACCGCCCTGCGCCTGCGCCGCACCGCGATCACCGGCGGCCTCCGGTGGCGGCCCGCCCCCGAGGGCGTGCTCGCCTTCGACCGCGGCACCGGCTTCACCTGCCTGGTCAACCTCTCCCCGCAGCCGGTCCCGATCGACACCCCCGGCGAACTCCTGCTCCGCAGCGGTTCCTTGACCGATGGGCGGCTGCCGTCGGACACGGCGTTGTGGCTGGGGCGGGCCTGA
- a CDS encoding sugar ABC transporter permease: MAATAHHPRPGRLRQRVRHHLTAHGFLLGALLCFACFSWYPMLREVVMSFQRTRRGRTTWVGLENFERIVHDPAFWQAWRNTLLFTLLALLLGFAVPFVVALLLNELRGARTYLRVLVYLPVMMPPVASVLLFKYFYDPGHGLFNRILELLHLPTSAWLNSADTAMVSVVLAATWMNMGSATLVYLAALQNIPGELYEAAELDGAGLFRRIRHVTIPQTRLILSLLLLLQIVATMQVFVEPYLLTGGNGPEGSTTTVVHLVYQYAFNFNNYGSASALGLVMLLVLAGFSALYARLARRTEQD, translated from the coding sequence TTGGCAGCCACCGCCCACCACCCCCGACCCGGCCGCCTGCGGCAGCGGGTCCGGCACCACCTCACCGCCCACGGGTTCCTGCTCGGCGCCCTGCTCTGCTTCGCCTGCTTCTCCTGGTACCCGATGCTCCGCGAGGTGGTGATGAGCTTCCAGCGGACCCGGCGCGGCCGCACCACCTGGGTCGGCCTGGAGAACTTCGAGCGCATCGTCCACGACCCGGCGTTCTGGCAGGCCTGGCGCAACACCCTGCTGTTCACCCTGCTCGCCCTGCTGCTCGGCTTCGCGGTGCCGTTCGTGGTCGCCCTGCTGCTCAACGAGCTGCGCGGCGCCCGGACGTACCTGCGGGTCCTGGTCTACCTGCCGGTGATGATGCCGCCGGTCGCCTCCGTGCTGCTGTTCAAGTACTTCTACGACCCCGGGCACGGCCTGTTCAACCGGATCCTCGAACTCCTCCACCTGCCGACCTCGGCCTGGCTGAACTCGGCCGACACCGCCATGGTCTCGGTGGTGCTCGCCGCCACCTGGATGAACATGGGCAGCGCCACCCTGGTCTACCTGGCCGCCCTGCAGAACATCCCCGGCGAGCTCTACGAGGCGGCCGAACTCGACGGCGCCGGCCTGTTCCGCCGGATCCGGCACGTCACGATCCCGCAGACCCGGCTGATCCTCTCCCTGCTCCTGCTGCTCCAGATCGTCGCCACCATGCAGGTCTTCGTCGAGCCCTACCTGCTCACCGGCGGCAACGGCCCCGAGGGCTCCACCACCACCGTGGTCCACCTCGTCTACCAGTACGCCTTCAACTTCAACAACTACGGCAGCGCCTCGGCGCTCGGCCTGGTCATGCTGCTCGTCCTCGCCGGTTTCTCCGCCCTCTACGCACGGCTCGCCCGTCGCACCGAACAGGACTGA
- a CDS encoding extracellular solute-binding protein codes for MTRHPRVRRSLAVLAAAGLALTAAACGSGSDGGAAPGTPAADAAAPLDPAAEVTISIDCQPPVNKPAERKQWAEDIEAFRRLHPNITVDSKDGFPCEEPAAFTAQLKGRTQTDLFYSYLTDLDQALDADAVEDISAYVNESSVPALKDIDPSVLATLKADGKLYGLPFSNYRMGLIYNRKLFQQAGLDPDKPPTTWDGIREAARRIAALGNGVNGYGDYSATNQGGWHYTAELYGLGGTMTTPDGKKAAFRTPEGRQVLQNLHDLRWTDNAMGATQGLKWPDLMTQMSTDKLGMYVGAPDDITYMVQTLKGNYADYGMGPMPGGKAALLGGNDYLFKKGLTPDQIKAGIAWIDFKFLTVGKGQFDYARTKNDGLPVGLPQPSFFTGASLAADNAAKSASATVPVANYAPYLAAPVPGRTEPANAQQIYKILDTAVSAVLTDRDADLDKLLATAASQVDQVLANL; via the coding sequence ATGACCAGACACCCGCGTGTCCGCAGATCCCTCGCCGTGCTCGCCGCCGCCGGCCTCGCCCTCACCGCCGCGGCCTGCGGCAGCGGCTCCGACGGTGGCGCCGCCCCCGGAACCCCCGCCGCCGACGCGGCCGCGCCGCTGGACCCGGCGGCCGAGGTCACCATCTCGATCGACTGCCAACCGCCGGTCAACAAGCCCGCCGAGCGCAAGCAGTGGGCCGAGGACATCGAGGCGTTCCGGCGGCTCCACCCCAACATCACCGTCGACTCGAAGGACGGCTTCCCCTGCGAGGAGCCCGCCGCCTTCACCGCCCAGCTCAAGGGCCGGACCCAGACCGACCTCTTCTACAGCTACCTCACCGACCTCGACCAGGCCCTCGACGCCGACGCCGTCGAGGACATCTCGGCCTACGTGAACGAGAGTTCCGTCCCCGCGCTCAAGGACATCGACCCCTCCGTGCTCGCCACCCTCAAGGCGGACGGCAAGCTCTACGGCCTGCCCTTCTCCAACTACCGGATGGGCCTGATCTACAACCGCAAGCTCTTCCAGCAGGCCGGGCTCGACCCCGACAAGCCGCCGACGACCTGGGACGGCATCCGCGAGGCCGCCCGGCGGATCGCCGCCCTCGGCAACGGCGTCAACGGCTACGGCGACTACAGCGCCACCAACCAGGGCGGCTGGCACTACACCGCCGAGCTGTACGGCCTCGGCGGCACCATGACCACCCCGGACGGCAAGAAGGCCGCCTTCCGCACCCCCGAGGGCCGCCAGGTCCTGCAGAACCTGCACGACCTGCGCTGGACCGACAACGCCATGGGCGCCACCCAGGGCCTCAAGTGGCCGGACCTGATGACGCAGATGTCCACCGACAAGCTCGGCATGTACGTCGGCGCGCCGGACGACATCACGTACATGGTCCAGACCCTCAAGGGGAACTACGCCGACTACGGCATGGGCCCGATGCCCGGCGGGAAGGCGGCGCTGCTCGGGGGCAACGACTACCTGTTCAAGAAGGGACTCACCCCCGACCAGATCAAGGCCGGCATCGCCTGGATCGACTTCAAGTTCCTCACCGTCGGCAAGGGCCAGTTCGACTACGCCCGCACCAAGAACGACGGCCTGCCGGTCGGACTGCCCCAGCCCTCCTTCTTCACCGGCGCCAGCCTGGCCGCCGACAACGCGGCCAAGTCGGCCTCGGCGACCGTCCCGGTGGCCAACTACGCGCCCTACCTGGCCGCCCCGGTGCCCGGGAGGACCGAGCCCGCCAACGCCCAGCAGATCTACAAGATCCTCGACACCGCCGTCTCCGCCGTCCTCACCGACCGGGACGCCGACCTCGACAAGCTGCTGGCGACCGCCGCGAGCCAGGTCGACCAGGTGCTGGCCAACCTCTGA
- a CDS encoding discoidin domain-containing protein, with protein sequence MHLTRILRRLTAASVAVGMLLLGGPVAPVAHAAGGPNLAAGRTVTASSANGQYVARNVNDGDRSSYWESAGNALPQWIQVDLGSALSVDQVVLELPAGWESRNETLTLLGSTDGTGFATVVGSAVRTFDRAGGNAVRLDFGATTARYLRVQVTANDVWPAAQISEFEVYGTATASSDLLRGRPLTASSSTASYPAANAGDGDRSSYWESANNAFPQWIQGDLGAAVPVSRLVLGLPVGWERRTQTLKVQGSTDGSAFTDLLPSASYTFDPQGGNTAGVDLPTVTTRFLRLLVTANSVWPAAQLASFEVYGPKGGDTRAPSAPTGLAYSQAGPGQIRLSWLASTDDVGVTGYDLYADGQLLTSVGGSVLSYTDSRPDSATVSYYVKAKDAAGNQSPNSNTVTRTGQGGDTRAPSAPTGLAYSQAGPGQIRLSWSASTDDVGVTGYDLYADGQLLTSVGGSVLSYTDSRPDSATVSYYVKAKDAAGNLSAASNTVTRAGSTGGTNLAAGRAITASSTVHTFVATNANDNDVTTYWEGAGGSYPSVLTVALGANADTEAVVLKLDPSAAWSTRTQTVEVLGREQSATAFTSLVAPKSYTFDQPGGNTVTVPVSARVADVQLRITANSGAPAGQVAEFQVVGRPAPNPDLVVTGLTAAPAEPLESDPVTLSATVRNAGPAPAGPSAVTFYLGTAKAGTAQVGALAAGASATVSVQAAPQAAGSYPLTAKADEANAVIEQDESNNSWTAPAPLTVRPVPGSDLLAAPVAWSPSNPAAGNPVDFTVAIRNQGSSASAAGAHGVTLTVTDAATGAVVKTLTGSYTGVIAPGTTTAPVRLGSWTAGNGRYTVRTVIAPDADEPAVKQGNNTSTQQLYVGRGANLPFDTYEAEDGVLAGGAAVVGPNRTIGDLAGEASGRRAVTLDRTGASVEFTAKAPTNTLVTRFSIPDSASGGGTDATLDVYVDGTFLKSVDLTSRYAWLYGAEASPGNSPAAGSPRHIYDEANVLLGTTVPAGAKIRLQKDAANTSSYAIDFVGLEQAVQQPNPDPAKYAVPAGFGHQDVQDALDRVRMDTTGTLVGVYLPAGDYRTASKFQVYGKPVKVIGAGPWFTRFRAPADQSNTDIGFRAEASANGSTFAGFAYFGNYTSRIDGPGKVFDFSNVSGITIDNIWAEHMVCLYWGANTDSMRITNSRIRDTFADGVNMTNGSTDNLVSNNEARATGDDSFALFSAIDAGGADEKNNVYENLTSILTWRAAGIAVYGGYANTFRNIHIADTLCYAGVTISSLDFGYPMNGFGTDPTNLQNISIVRAGGHFWGAQTFPGIWVFSASKKLQGIRVSDVDIVDPTYSGIMFQTNYSGGQPQNPVTDTVFTNIAISGARRSGDAFDAKSGFGVWANELPEPGQGPAVGEVTFNHLTMNGNAVDIRNTTPGFRIIVNP encoded by the coding sequence ATGCACCTGACCCGTATCCTCCGACGACTGACGGCAGCGTCGGTCGCGGTGGGGATGCTCCTGCTCGGGGGGCCGGTCGCACCGGTCGCCCACGCGGCGGGCGGCCCCAACCTCGCGGCCGGCCGCACGGTCACCGCCAGCAGTGCCAACGGCCAGTACGTCGCGCGCAACGTCAACGACGGTGACCGGTCCAGCTATTGGGAGAGTGCCGGCAACGCGCTGCCGCAGTGGATCCAGGTCGACCTGGGCAGCGCGCTCAGTGTCGACCAGGTCGTGCTCGAACTCCCGGCCGGCTGGGAGAGCCGCAACGAGACGCTGACCCTGCTCGGCTCCACCGACGGCACCGGCTTCGCCACCGTGGTCGGCTCCGCCGTGCGGACCTTCGACCGGGCCGGCGGCAACGCCGTCCGGCTCGACTTCGGCGCCACCACCGCCCGCTACCTGCGGGTGCAGGTGACGGCCAACGACGTCTGGCCGGCCGCCCAGATCTCCGAGTTCGAGGTCTACGGCACCGCCACCGCCTCCAGTGACCTGCTCCGGGGGCGCCCGCTGACCGCCAGCAGCTCCACCGCGTCCTATCCCGCGGCCAACGCGGGCGACGGCGACCGGTCCAGCTACTGGGAGAGCGCCAACAACGCCTTCCCGCAGTGGATCCAGGGCGACCTGGGGGCGGCCGTCCCGGTGAGCCGGCTGGTGCTGGGCCTGCCCGTCGGCTGGGAGCGCCGCACCCAGACGCTGAAGGTCCAGGGCTCGACCGACGGCAGCGCCTTCACCGACCTGCTGCCCTCGGCGTCCTACACCTTCGACCCGCAGGGCGGGAACACCGCCGGCGTCGACCTGCCGACCGTGACCACCCGGTTCCTGCGGCTGCTGGTCACCGCCAACTCGGTATGGCCCGCCGCACAGTTGGCCTCCTTCGAGGTCTACGGCCCGAAGGGCGGCGACACCCGGGCGCCGAGCGCGCCGACCGGACTGGCGTACAGCCAGGCGGGGCCGGGGCAGATCCGGCTGAGCTGGCTGGCGTCCACCGACGACGTCGGTGTGACCGGCTACGACCTCTACGCGGACGGGCAGTTGCTGACCAGCGTGGGCGGTTCGGTGCTGTCGTACACCGACAGCCGCCCCGACAGCGCCACCGTCTCCTACTACGTGAAGGCCAAGGACGCGGCGGGCAACCAGTCGCCGAACAGCAACACCGTCACCCGCACCGGCCAGGGCGGTGACACCCGGGCGCCGAGCGCGCCGACCGGGCTGGCGTACAGCCAGGCGGGGCCGGGGCAGATCCGGCTGAGCTGGTCGGCGTCCACCGACGACGTCGGTGTGACCGGCTACGACCTCTACGCGGACGGGCAGTTGCTGACCAGCGTGGGCGGTTCGGTGCTGTCGTACACCGACAGCCGCCCCGACAGCGCCACCGTCTCCTACTACGTGAAGGCCAAGGACGCGGCGGGCAACCTCTCGGCCGCGAGCAACACCGTGACCCGGGCCGGCAGCACGGGCGGCACCAACCTGGCGGCGGGCCGCGCCATCACCGCCTCCTCCACCGTCCACACCTTCGTCGCCACCAACGCCAACGACAACGACGTCACCACCTACTGGGAGGGGGCCGGCGGCAGCTACCCGAGCGTGCTCACGGTGGCGCTGGGCGCGAACGCCGACACCGAGGCGGTCGTGCTGAAGCTCGACCCGTCGGCGGCCTGGTCCACCCGGACCCAGACCGTCGAGGTGCTGGGCCGGGAGCAGAGCGCCACGGCCTTCACCTCCCTGGTGGCGCCGAAGTCCTACACCTTCGACCAGCCGGGCGGGAACACCGTCACCGTCCCCGTGAGCGCCAGGGTGGCCGACGTCCAGCTGCGGATCACCGCCAACTCCGGTGCCCCGGCCGGGCAGGTCGCCGAGTTCCAGGTGGTCGGGCGGCCCGCGCCGAATCCGGACCTGGTGGTCACCGGTCTCACCGCGGCCCCGGCCGAACCGCTGGAGAGCGACCCGGTCACACTGTCGGCGACCGTGCGCAACGCCGGGCCCGCCCCCGCCGGACCGAGCGCCGTCACCTTCTACCTGGGCACCGCCAAGGCCGGCACCGCGCAGGTCGGGGCACTGGCCGCCGGCGCCTCCGCCACCGTCTCGGTACAGGCCGCTCCGCAGGCCGCGGGCAGCTACCCGCTCACCGCGAAGGCCGACGAGGCCAACGCCGTGATCGAGCAGGACGAGTCCAACAACAGCTGGACCGCTCCCGCCCCGCTCACCGTCCGCCCCGTCCCGGGCTCGGACCTGCTGGCGGCCCCGGTCGCCTGGTCGCCGTCCAACCCGGCCGCGGGCAACCCGGTGGACTTCACCGTGGCGATCCGCAACCAGGGCAGCAGCGCCTCGGCGGCCGGAGCCCACGGTGTCACGCTGACCGTCACCGACGCCGCCACCGGCGCCGTGGTGAAGACCCTGACCGGGTCGTACACCGGGGTGATCGCTCCGGGCACCACCACCGCCCCGGTCCGGCTCGGCAGTTGGACGGCGGGCAACGGCCGCTACACCGTGCGGACGGTGATCGCGCCGGACGCCGACGAGCCGGCCGTCAAGCAGGGCAACAACACCAGCACGCAGCAGCTCTACGTCGGCCGCGGCGCCAACCTGCCGTTCGACACCTACGAGGCCGAGGACGGCGTGCTGGCCGGCGGCGCGGCCGTGGTCGGGCCCAACCGCACCATCGGCGACCTCGCCGGCGAGGCGTCCGGGCGCCGCGCCGTGACGCTGGACCGCACCGGCGCCTCGGTGGAGTTCACGGCCAAGGCACCGACCAACACTCTGGTCACCCGCTTCTCCATCCCCGACTCGGCCTCCGGCGGCGGCACGGACGCCACCCTGGACGTGTACGTGGACGGCACCTTCCTCAAGTCCGTCGACCTCACCTCCCGGTACGCCTGGCTGTACGGCGCCGAGGCCTCGCCCGGCAACTCGCCCGCCGCGGGCAGCCCCCGGCACATCTACGACGAGGCGAACGTGCTGCTCGGGACGACCGTCCCGGCCGGGGCGAAGATCCGGCTGCAGAAGGACGCCGCCAACACCAGCAGCTACGCGATCGACTTCGTCGGGCTGGAGCAGGCGGTGCAGCAGCCGAACCCGGACCCGGCGAAGTACGCGGTGCCGGCCGGCTTCGGCCACCAGGACGTCCAGGACGCCCTGGACCGGGTGCGGATGGACACCACCGGGACCCTGGTCGGCGTCTACCTGCCCGCCGGCGACTACCGGACGGCGAGCAAGTTCCAGGTGTACGGCAAGCCGGTCAAGGTGATCGGCGCCGGACCGTGGTTCACCCGCTTCCGGGCCCCGGCCGACCAGTCCAACACGGACATCGGCTTCCGCGCCGAGGCGAGCGCCAACGGCTCGACCTTCGCCGGCTTCGCCTACTTCGGCAACTACACCTCGCGGATCGACGGCCCGGGCAAGGTGTTCGACTTCTCCAACGTCTCCGGGATCACCATCGACAACATCTGGGCCGAGCACATGGTCTGCCTGTACTGGGGCGCCAACACGGACTCGATGCGGATCACCAACTCCAGGATCCGCGACACCTTCGCCGACGGCGTCAACATGACCAACGGCTCGACCGACAACCTGGTCTCCAACAACGAGGCCAGGGCGACCGGCGACGACTCCTTCGCGCTGTTCTCGGCGATCGACGCCGGCGGCGCGGACGAGAAGAACAACGTCTACGAGAACCTCACCAGCATCCTCACCTGGCGCGCGGCCGGCATCGCCGTGTACGGCGGTTACGCCAACACCTTCCGCAACATCCACATCGCCGACACCCTCTGCTACGCCGGGGTGACCATCTCCTCGCTGGACTTCGGCTACCCGATGAACGGCTTCGGGACCGACCCGACCAACCTCCAGAACATCTCGATCGTCCGCGCCGGCGGCCACTTCTGGGGCGCGCAGACCTTCCCCGGGATCTGGGTCTTCTCGGCCTCCAAGAAGCTGCAGGGGATCCGGGTCAGCGACGTGGACATCGTCGACCCCACCTACAGCGGCATCATGTTCCAGACCAACTACAGCGGCGGACAGCCGCAGAACCCGGTCACCGACACGGTGTTCACCAACATCGCGATCAGCGGGGCCCGGCGCAGCGGTGACGCCTTCGACGCGAAGTCCGGTTTCGGCGTCTGGGCCAATGAGCTGCCCGAGCCCGGGCAGGGCCCGGCGGTCGGTGAGGTGACGTTCAATCACCTCACGATGAACGGCAACGCGGTCGACATCCGCAACACGACCCCCGGCTTCCGGATCATCGTCAACCCGTAG